A portion of the Pseudoalteromonas luteoviolacea genome contains these proteins:
- the gcvP gene encoding aminomethyl-transferring glycine dehydrogenase: MSNAKSLEQLEQKQDFIRRHIGPNAAQVSEMLAELGVSSVEELIGQTVPDSIRLETGLKIGESRTEVETLSYLKSVAGQNKVFKSYIGQGYHPTHVPNVILRNVLENPGWYTAYTPYQPEIAQGRLESLLNFQTLTMDVTGLDLASASLLDESTAAAEAMALSKRVAKAKKANTFFIADDVHTQTIDVVSTRAEQFGFDVVVAPASDVVNHEIFGALFQYPSTSGEVVDVTDLIAQVQDKKAIACVAADIMSLMLLKAPGKLGADVVLGSAQRFGVPMGYGGPHAAFFATRDKYKRSLPGRIIGVSKDRLGNDALRMAMQTREQHIRREKANSNICTAQVLLANMAAFYAVYHGPQGLKTIAQRINRFASILATGLKSKGVALKHDTWFDTITVVAEDADKNAVVARAVANEVNFAINHAGEYSIALNETTTRADITELFDIILGEGHGLDVAALDAEVAANDITGIPASLVRDDEILTHPNFNEYHSETEMLRYIKRLENKDLALNHSMISLGSCTMKLNATAEMIPVTWPEFAELHPFCPLEQAQGYQTMMTELHDWLVDITGYDAVSLQPNSGAQGEYAGLIAIRKYHESRGDAHRNVCLIPSSAHGTNPASAQMASMKVVVVGCDDKGNIDLDDLRAKAEEVSENLSCIMVTYPSTHGVYEETIREVCDIVHQHGGQVYMDGANMNAQVGVTSPGFIGSDVSHLNLHKTFCIPHGGGGPGVGPIGVKSHLAPFMPNHSVINVAGTTEGNGAVSAAPYGSAAILPISWAYIAMMGSEGLKQATEIAIVNANYLTAKLADHYPVLYRGRNDRVAHECIVDLRPLKDASGITEMDVAKRLMDYGFHAPTMSFPVAGTLMIEPTESESKVEIDRFIEAMISIRKEIAKVESGEWSVENNPLVFAPHTQADVLGNEWERAYDRFYAAFPVPAVAKDKFWPTVTRIDDVYGDRNLICSCPAVETYAE; this comes from the coding sequence ATGTCAAACGCCAAATCTCTTGAACAGTTAGAGCAAAAGCAAGACTTTATTCGTCGCCATATCGGCCCGAATGCCGCACAAGTAAGCGAAATGCTTGCTGAGCTTGGAGTATCAAGTGTTGAAGAGCTGATCGGTCAAACGGTACCTGACTCTATTCGTTTAGAAACAGGTCTTAAGATTGGTGAAAGCCGTACAGAAGTTGAAACGCTGAGCTACCTAAAGTCAGTAGCTGGTCAAAACAAAGTATTTAAATCATACATTGGCCAAGGTTATCACCCAACACACGTACCTAATGTCATTTTACGTAATGTGTTAGAAAACCCAGGTTGGTACACAGCGTATACGCCTTACCAGCCAGAGATCGCACAGGGGCGTTTGGAGTCTCTTCTTAACTTCCAAACTCTAACTATGGATGTCACAGGCCTAGACTTGGCAAGTGCATCTTTGCTTGATGAGTCTACCGCAGCGGCAGAGGCAATGGCCCTATCTAAGCGTGTAGCAAAAGCGAAAAAAGCAAATACTTTCTTCATTGCAGATGACGTACACACTCAAACGATTGACGTAGTCAGCACACGTGCTGAACAGTTTGGTTTTGACGTAGTTGTCGCACCTGCAAGCGATGTGGTAAATCACGAAATCTTCGGTGCACTATTCCAGTACCCGTCAACATCAGGTGAAGTGGTTGATGTCACTGACCTAATCGCACAAGTACAAGACAAAAAAGCGATTGCCTGTGTTGCTGCAGACATCATGAGCTTAATGCTATTAAAAGCCCCAGGTAAACTAGGCGCAGATGTGGTACTTGGTTCAGCACAGCGCTTTGGTGTACCTATGGGTTACGGTGGCCCACACGCAGCCTTCTTCGCAACACGCGACAAGTACAAGCGTTCACTACCTGGTCGTATCATTGGTGTTTCTAAAGACCGTTTAGGTAACGATGCACTGCGTATGGCGATGCAGACGCGTGAGCAGCACATCCGTCGTGAAAAAGCGAACTCAAACATTTGTACAGCGCAGGTATTGCTGGCTAACATGGCTGCATTCTACGCGGTGTACCACGGTCCTCAAGGTCTTAAAACTATTGCACAGCGCATCAACCGCTTTGCAAGCATCTTGGCGACTGGCCTTAAGTCAAAAGGCGTTGCACTGAAGCACGACACTTGGTTTGATACCATCACAGTTGTGGCTGAAGATGCAGACAAAAACGCAGTCGTTGCACGTGCTGTTGCAAATGAAGTGAACTTTGCAATTAACCACGCAGGCGAGTACTCAATTGCACTGAATGAGACAACGACACGCGCTGACATCACAGAATTATTTGACATCATCCTTGGCGAAGGCCACGGTCTTGATGTGGCTGCGCTTGACGCAGAGGTTGCGGCAAACGACATCACAGGTATCCCAGCAAGCTTGGTACGTGATGACGAGATCCTAACCCATCCAAACTTTAATGAGTATCACAGCGAAACTGAAATGCTGCGTTACATCAAGCGTTTAGAGAACAAAGATTTAGCATTGAACCACTCAATGATCTCTTTGGGCTCTTGTACTATGAAGCTAAACGCGACAGCGGAGATGATCCCAGTAACCTGGCCTGAATTCGCTGAGCTTCACCCATTCTGTCCACTTGAGCAAGCACAAGGTTATCAAACGATGATGACTGAGCTGCACGACTGGCTTGTAGATATCACAGGCTACGATGCAGTATCACTACAGCCAAACTCAGGTGCACAAGGCGAGTACGCGGGTCTTATCGCGATTCGTAAATACCATGAATCACGTGGCGACGCGCACCGTAATGTCTGTTTGATCCCAAGCTCTGCGCACGGTACTAACCCTGCGTCAGCGCAAATGGCAAGCATGAAAGTTGTGGTTGTTGGCTGTGATGACAAAGGTAACATCGACCTTGACGACTTACGTGCGAAAGCAGAAGAAGTGTCTGAGAACCTATCTTGTATCATGGTTACTTACCCGTCTACACACGGTGTATACGAAGAGACTATCCGTGAAGTATGTGACATCGTTCACCAGCATGGCGGTCAAGTATACATGGACGGCGCGAACATGAACGCGCAAGTAGGTGTGACAAGCCCTGGCTTCATCGGCTCTGACGTATCGCACTTAAACCTACACAAAACATTCTGTATCCCACACGGTGGTGGCGGTCCTGGTGTTGGTCCTATCGGTGTTAAATCGCACCTTGCCCCATTTATGCCTAACCACAGCGTTATCAATGTTGCGGGCACAACAGAAGGCAACGGCGCGGTATCTGCTGCACCTTACGGCTCAGCGGCGATTTTACCTATCTCATGGGCATACATCGCGATGATGGGCAGCGAAGGTCTTAAGCAAGCGACTGAAATTGCGATTGTTAACGCGAACTACCTAACGGCGAAACTAGCGGACCACTACCCAGTGCTATATCGCGGCCGTAACGACCGTGTTGCGCACGAGTGTATCGTTGACTTACGTCCACTTAAAGATGCATCTGGCATCACTGAAATGGATGTAGCTAAGCGTCTTATGGACTACGGTTTCCACGCACCAACGATGTCATTCCCAGTTGCAGGCACGTTAATGATTGAGCCTACTGAGTCTGAGTCTAAGGTTGAAATCGACCGCTTTATCGAAGCGATGATTTCAATCCGTAAAGAGATTGCAAAGGTTGAGTCTGGCGAGTGGTCTGTAGAGAACAACCCACTTGTATTTGCTCCGCACACACAAGCTGACGTATTAGGAAACGAGTGGGAGCGTGCATATGACCGTTTCTATGCTGCATTCCCTGTACCTGCTGTTGCAAAAGACAAGTTCTGGCCAACGGTAACCCGTATCGATGACGTATACGGTGACCGTAACCTGATCTGTTCATGTCCAGCTGTTGAGACATATGCAGAGTAA